A genome region from Geobacter pickeringii includes the following:
- the dnaX gene encoding DNA polymerase III subunit gamma/tau, translated as MSYLVLARKWRPQTFSDLTGQGHVSQTLKNAIDSGRIAHAFLFTGARGVGKTSSARILAKALNCEQGMSPEPCNQCPACLEITAGTSVDVLEIDGASNTGVDDIRELRENVKYLPSRLRYKIFIIDEVHMLSTSAFNALLKTLEEPPPHVKFVFATTEPHKVPITILSRCQRFDFKRIPLGQVVERLRYIVDQERIAISDGALTVVARKGDGSMRDSLSVLDQVLAFCGDQVRDEEVASLLGVVDRRLLLEASASVLARDTARALGVAAKVDGYGYSMRQFCGELIDHFRNLTILVAVADPRDLLDLSEAELAALREQAAQAPLPDLQRHLATLLRAEGEMAQSSYPRLLLEMALIKMATLAPLMPVDELLERLKKIEAGGGGGVADARAQWRPTAASPAPSPAARPPEQRPAPPASSSAPAARPAGGGTPAPVRPAPGAAATTAPAAPVLRRTGDEWADFVAFVKGAKMPLGSMLERGSPLAVTAERLEIGFPEGSFVLTSLRDGDSLASLKELATRFFGAEPAVVLKAMRGGGGEAPPNLLEKKRVETERRQADLREAAASHPVVSVALDVFDGTIAEVIPLEQREKL; from the coding sequence TTGTCCTATCTCGTCCTTGCTCGAAAATGGCGCCCCCAGACCTTCAGTGACCTCACCGGCCAGGGGCACGTCAGCCAGACGCTGAAAAACGCCATCGACTCCGGCAGGATCGCCCATGCCTTCCTCTTTACCGGCGCCCGGGGAGTGGGGAAAACATCGTCGGCCCGCATCCTGGCCAAGGCGCTCAACTGCGAGCAGGGGATGAGCCCCGAGCCGTGCAACCAGTGCCCCGCCTGCCTGGAGATCACCGCCGGCACCTCGGTGGATGTCCTCGAGATCGACGGCGCCTCCAATACCGGCGTCGACGATATCCGCGAGCTGCGCGAGAACGTCAAGTACCTGCCGTCACGGCTCCGCTACAAGATCTTCATCATCGACGAAGTCCACATGCTCTCCACGAGCGCCTTCAACGCCCTGCTGAAGACGCTGGAGGAGCCCCCTCCCCACGTCAAGTTCGTTTTTGCCACCACCGAACCCCACAAGGTCCCGATCACCATCCTCTCCCGCTGCCAGCGTTTCGACTTCAAGCGGATTCCGCTCGGTCAGGTGGTGGAGCGGCTTCGCTACATCGTCGACCAGGAACGGATCGCCATCAGCGACGGAGCGCTCACCGTCGTGGCCCGCAAGGGGGATGGGAGCATGCGCGATTCCCTTTCGGTGCTCGACCAGGTCCTCGCCTTCTGCGGCGACCAAGTCCGGGACGAGGAGGTGGCGAGCCTCCTCGGCGTCGTCGACCGGCGGCTGCTGCTGGAGGCGTCGGCGTCGGTCCTTGCCCGCGACACCGCCCGGGCCCTCGGGGTTGCCGCAAAGGTGGACGGGTACGGCTACAGCATGCGGCAGTTCTGCGGCGAACTGATCGACCATTTCCGGAACCTGACGATCCTTGTGGCGGTGGCTGACCCCCGGGATCTCCTCGATCTCTCCGAGGCCGAGCTCGCGGCGCTCCGGGAGCAGGCGGCTCAGGCGCCGCTTCCCGACCTCCAGCGCCACCTGGCGACTCTGCTTCGGGCGGAGGGGGAGATGGCCCAGTCATCCTATCCCCGGCTCCTGCTGGAGATGGCCCTGATCAAGATGGCGACCCTCGCACCGCTGATGCCGGTGGACGAGCTTCTGGAACGGCTGAAGAAGATCGAGGCCGGCGGGGGAGGGGGTGTCGCCGATGCCCGCGCCCAGTGGCGCCCGACGGCGGCTTCCCCGGCGCCGTCCCCCGCGGCGCGTCCTCCGGAGCAGCGCCCGGCGCCGCCGGCATCATCTTCGGCTCCCGCGGCGCGCCCTGCCGGAGGGGGGACTCCGGCGCCGGTGCGCCCTGCTCCCGGTGCGGCGGCAACGACCGCCCCCGCGGCTCCCGTGCTGCGCCGGACGGGGGACGAGTGGGCGGATTTCGTCGCCTTCGTCAAAGGGGCAAAGATGCCTCTCGGGTCGATGCTCGAGCGTGGCAGCCCCCTTGCCGTCACCGCCGAACGGCTTGAAATCGGTTTTCCCGAAGGTTCCTTCGTCCTGACGAGCCTCAGGGACGGCGACTCCCTAGCCTCCCTGAAGGAGCTGGCGACGCGCTTCTTTGGTGCCGAGCCGGCCGTGGTCCTCAAGGCGATGAGGGGGGGCGGAGGCGAAGCGCCGCCGAATCTCCTGGAAAAAAAAAGAGTTGAGACCGAACGGAGGCAGGCAGACCTCCGGGAAGCGGCTGCGTCACATCCGGTGGTTTCCGTTGCCCTCGATGTCTTCGACGGGACTATCGCCGAGGTGATTCCCCTTGAACAGAGGGAAAAATTATAA
- a CDS encoding ABC transporter ATP-binding protein — translation MRGCRRTYILGALCLVGTNGLALVIPWLLKLAVEALRNPAGALHSSAWYGGAIVGVAALQGGVRIISRTTLLHAARTIEYAIREELYAKLLSLDLPYFSGERTGDLMSRFANDLTNVRMLLGFGVLNVINTIVIYLAAIALMGRISVVLTLCAVTPLPLMIYGVKGLTRRMYHHSKRAQEELARLTSQAEETISAAVVVRAYRREAAAVETFRREALGYLASNMAMARLRGLILPLMAAASAFGTLVVLFLGGQRVIAGAMTLGDFVAFNGYLAMLVWPTVVFGWILNLVQRGAASMARLNEVLDARARVEEPADPAPVATLGGRIELRGLSFGYGGTGVLRGVSLAIKPGQRVGIVGRIGSGKSTLVRLIARLYPVQDGQIFMDGIDINRISLSLLRGSIGFVPQEGFLFSRTVRENIEYGKEGADEEAVREAARLARLDADVQRFPGGYDTLVGERGVMLSGGQKQRAAIARALLKNPAILVLDDPLSAVDARTEEEILQGLAGYYGRRTVLIVSHRLSAVRECDVIVVLEDGAVAEQGRHDELLAREGLYAAMWREQQIREEIAGFRDRRAPKNVLEKEALQNGDYIL, via the coding sequence ATTCGCGGGTGCCGGAGGACTTATATCCTCGGCGCCCTCTGTCTGGTCGGGACCAACGGTCTGGCCCTCGTCATTCCCTGGCTCCTGAAGCTGGCGGTGGAGGCCCTCCGGAATCCGGCGGGGGCGCTCCATTCGTCGGCCTGGTACGGCGGGGCGATCGTGGGGGTGGCGGCGCTTCAGGGGGGTGTGCGGATCATTTCCCGCACCACGCTGCTCCATGCGGCCCGCACGATCGAATACGCCATTCGCGAGGAGCTCTACGCCAAGCTCCTCTCCCTTGACCTCCCCTATTTTTCGGGCGAGCGGACCGGCGACCTCATGTCCCGCTTTGCCAATGATCTGACCAATGTCCGGATGCTCCTCGGTTTCGGGGTGCTCAACGTCATCAACACCATCGTCATCTACCTCGCTGCCATTGCCCTGATGGGAAGGATCAGTGTCGTGCTGACCCTCTGTGCCGTGACGCCGCTCCCGCTCATGATTTACGGGGTGAAGGGGCTTACCCGGCGGATGTACCATCATTCGAAGCGCGCGCAGGAGGAGCTGGCGCGGCTGACCAGTCAGGCCGAGGAAACCATCTCGGCGGCGGTGGTGGTTCGGGCCTACCGTCGCGAGGCGGCGGCGGTTGAGACGTTCCGCAGGGAGGCGCTCGGCTATCTGGCAAGCAATATGGCGATGGCGCGGCTGCGGGGGTTGATTCTTCCCCTGATGGCGGCGGCATCGGCGTTTGGGACCCTGGTGGTGCTTTTTCTCGGTGGCCAGCGGGTCATAGCGGGGGCGATGACCCTTGGCGACTTCGTTGCCTTTAACGGCTATCTCGCCATGCTGGTCTGGCCCACCGTGGTCTTCGGCTGGATTCTCAATCTCGTCCAACGGGGAGCAGCATCCATGGCGCGCCTGAACGAGGTGCTGGATGCCCGGGCCCGGGTGGAGGAGCCGGCCGACCCGGCACCGGTTGCGACGCTTGGGGGAAGGATCGAACTGCGCGGCCTCTCTTTCGGGTACGGCGGCACTGGGGTGCTCCGGGGGGTGTCTCTGGCGATCAAACCGGGCCAGCGGGTCGGCATCGTCGGACGAATCGGCAGCGGCAAGTCGACGCTGGTCCGGCTCATCGCCCGGCTCTACCCCGTGCAGGACGGGCAGATCTTCATGGACGGCATCGATATCAATCGGATCTCTCTCTCGCTTTTGCGCGGCTCCATCGGATTTGTTCCCCAGGAGGGATTTCTCTTCTCCCGCACGGTCAGGGAAAACATCGAATACGGGAAGGAGGGGGCCGATGAGGAGGCGGTGCGGGAAGCGGCGCGGCTCGCACGCCTCGATGCTGATGTGCAGCGTTTCCCTGGCGGCTACGATACCTTGGTGGGCGAGCGGGGGGTGATGCTGTCGGGAGGGCAGAAGCAGCGGGCGGCCATCGCGCGGGCGCTTCTCAAAAATCCGGCGATTCTGGTGCTGGATGACCCGCTTTCAGCGGTGGACGCCCGCACCGAAGAAGAGATTCTGCAAGGACTCGCCGGCTATTACGGTAGGCGGACCGTCCTGATCGTCTCCCACCGGCTCTCGGCGGTGCGGGAGTGTGATGTCATCGTCGTGCTGGAGGACGGTGCCGTTGCGGAGCAGGGGCGCCACGACGAGCTCCTGGCGCGGGAGGGGCTCTATGCCGCCATGTGGCGCGAGCAGCAGATCCGGGAGGAGATCGCCGGATTCCGCGACCGGCGCGCTCCCAAAAACGTCCTGGAAAAAGAGGCTTTACAAAACGGGGACTATATACTATAG
- a CDS encoding 4Fe-4S dicluster domain-containing protein, producing MKHTKMTLSTETMNLGFVRKVEALSGSSVRRCFQCGKCSAGCPMRSFMEHPPNRIVRLLQLGQYERVLAGRSIWYCASCETCTTRCPNKVDLAAIMDALRKLSWDAQGPSKESYVQLANRLFLDNIRTYGRQYEMRLAAVFNVKSGQFLKDLMLGPKLITRGKLKMFHQKNRNLAEIEQIFKRIEELRKKGEAP from the coding sequence GTGAAGCATACGAAGATGACCCTATCGACCGAGACGATGAATCTCGGCTTTGTGCGCAAGGTGGAGGCGCTCTCGGGCAGTTCGGTGCGGCGCTGCTTCCAGTGCGGCAAGTGCTCGGCGGGGTGCCCCATGCGCAGCTTCATGGAGCACCCCCCCAACCGGATCGTGCGGCTGTTGCAGCTGGGGCAGTACGAACGGGTGCTGGCGGGGCGCTCGATCTGGTACTGCGCCTCGTGCGAGACCTGCACCACCCGCTGCCCCAACAAGGTGGATCTGGCGGCCATCATGGATGCGCTGCGGAAGCTCTCCTGGGACGCCCAGGGCCCCTCCAAGGAGAGCTACGTGCAACTGGCCAACCGGCTCTTTCTCGACAACATCCGCACCTACGGCCGGCAGTACGAGATGCGGCTCGCTGCGGTCTTCAACGTGAAGAGCGGTCAGTTCCTCAAAGACCTGATGCTGGGCCCGAAGCTCATCACCCGCGGCAAACTCAAGATGTTCCACCAGAAGAACCGGAACCTGGCCGAGATCGAGCAGATCTTCAAGCGGATCGAAGAGCTGCGCAAGAAAGGGGAGGCGCCGTGA
- a CDS encoding CoB--CoM heterodisulfide reductase iron-sulfur subunit B family protein encodes MTPAKNLLTYSYYPGCSLHASAKEYDESTRGLFKALGIGLKEVPDWLCCGATPAHNVDELLSLSLCAKNLSLADGVEGDLAVACAACFSRLKVTQHHLADSDAKRKQVEYAIDGKVSFDKPVKHLLEILAKDFGLDKLAATVQKPLSGLKVACYYGCLLTRPPEVPQLDCVEAPTIMERVVGAAGADTVAWSHRLECCGANFTLSRPGVVLKLSGEILASAKAAGADCLMVACPLCHGNLDIRQKEIEEATGNRFGMPVFYMTQLLALAVGVAPGKLGFDSMIVNPLPLLREKNLL; translated from the coding sequence GTGACCCCCGCGAAAAATCTCCTCACCTACTCCTACTATCCCGGCTGCTCCCTCCACGCCTCGGCCAAGGAATACGACGAATCGACCCGGGGGCTCTTCAAGGCCCTGGGGATCGGTCTCAAGGAAGTCCCCGACTGGCTCTGCTGCGGCGCCACCCCGGCCCACAACGTGGACGAGCTCTTGTCCCTCTCCCTCTGTGCCAAGAACCTCTCCCTGGCCGACGGCGTAGAGGGGGACCTGGCCGTGGCCTGCGCCGCCTGCTTCTCGCGCCTGAAAGTGACCCAGCACCACCTGGCCGACAGCGACGCCAAGCGCAAACAGGTGGAGTACGCCATCGACGGGAAGGTCTCCTTCGACAAGCCGGTAAAGCACCTGCTGGAGATCCTGGCGAAGGACTTCGGCCTCGACAAACTTGCCGCCACCGTGCAGAAGCCCCTTTCCGGCCTGAAGGTCGCCTGCTACTACGGCTGCCTCCTCACCCGGCCGCCAGAGGTGCCGCAACTGGACTGCGTCGAGGCCCCCACCATCATGGAGCGGGTCGTGGGCGCCGCCGGGGCCGACACCGTTGCCTGGAGCCATCGGCTCGAATGCTGCGGCGCCAACTTCACCCTCTCGCGCCCCGGCGTGGTCCTGAAGCTCTCCGGCGAGATCCTCGCCTCGGCCAAGGCCGCCGGGGCCGACTGCCTCATGGTCGCCTGCCCGTTGTGCCACGGCAACCTCGACATCCGGCAGAAGGAGATCGAAGAGGCCACGGGGAATCGCTTCGGCATGCCGGTCTTCTACATGACCCAGCTCCTGGCCCTGGCCGTGGGGGTCGCACCGGGAAAGCTCGGCTTTGACAGCATGATCGTGAACCCGCTGCCGCTGTTGCGGGAGAAGAATCTTTTGTAA
- a CDS encoding CoB--CoM heterodisulfide reductase iron-sulfur subunit A family protein gives MSRIGVFVCHCGENISRTVDVEKVAAEATKLPGVAFSCDYKYMCSDPGQSLLKKAVSEHNLDGVVVAACSPRMHEKTFRSAAKSAGLNPFLCEMANIREHCSWVHEDREEATAKAADIVAMMVARVKKDKKLVPITVPVTKRALVIGGGIAGIQAALDIADAGHQVVLVEREPSIGGHMAQLSETFPTLDCSQCIMTPKMVDAANHPNITLHTYSEIESVDGYIGNFQATIRKKARSVIEEKCTGCGVCSAKCPQKKIPNAFDKNLGVRPAIYVPFPQAVPNTPVIDREHCTKFINGKCGVCQKVCGPGAIDYEQTDELIVEPVGAIVVATGFELYSIGEKPKGSPIKGYGEFGHGTIPDVIDGLTFERLASASGPTGGKILRPSDGKEPKQVVFVQCVGSRAREKGISYCSKICCMYTAKHTMLYKHKVHDGQAYVFFMDARTPGKSYDEFWRRAVEEEEAVYIRGMVSRLYQKGEKVVVMGSDIAVGLQVEIEADLVVLATAVQPRSGADTLAQKLGISYDSYHFYSEAHAKLKPVECATAGIYLAGACQGPKDIPDTVSQASAAAAKVMTLFAKSELEREPIVAKVNENNCVACLYCKKVCPYGAVEEKEIRDRQGNLIRVVAYVNPGVCGGCGTCQASCPSKSVELDGYTDEQVMAMIESL, from the coding sequence ATGTCCAGAATCGGCGTTTTTGTCTGCCACTGCGGCGAGAACATATCGCGCACCGTTGATGTGGAGAAGGTGGCTGCCGAGGCCACCAAGCTTCCCGGCGTCGCCTTCTCCTGCGACTACAAGTACATGTGCTCCGATCCCGGCCAGAGCCTCTTGAAAAAAGCGGTTTCCGAGCACAATCTCGACGGCGTCGTCGTGGCCGCCTGCTCCCCCCGCATGCACGAAAAAACCTTCCGAAGCGCCGCCAAGAGCGCGGGTTTGAACCCCTTCCTCTGCGAGATGGCCAACATCCGCGAGCACTGCTCCTGGGTCCACGAGGACAGGGAGGAGGCCACGGCCAAGGCCGCCGACATCGTCGCCATGATGGTGGCGCGGGTCAAGAAGGACAAAAAGCTCGTCCCGATCACCGTCCCGGTCACCAAGCGTGCCCTTGTGATCGGCGGCGGCATCGCCGGGATCCAGGCGGCCCTCGACATCGCCGACGCCGGCCACCAGGTGGTGCTGGTGGAGCGGGAGCCCTCCATCGGCGGCCACATGGCCCAGCTCTCCGAGACCTTCCCGACGCTTGACTGCTCCCAGTGCATCATGACCCCCAAGATGGTGGATGCCGCCAACCACCCCAACATCACCCTCCACACCTACTCGGAGATCGAGAGCGTCGACGGCTACATCGGCAACTTCCAGGCGACCATCCGCAAGAAGGCGCGCAGCGTCATCGAGGAGAAGTGCACCGGCTGCGGGGTCTGCTCCGCCAAGTGCCCCCAGAAGAAGATCCCCAACGCCTTCGACAAGAACCTGGGCGTTCGCCCCGCCATCTACGTCCCGTTCCCCCAGGCGGTCCCCAACACCCCGGTCATCGACCGGGAGCACTGCACCAAGTTCATCAACGGCAAATGCGGGGTCTGCCAGAAGGTCTGCGGCCCCGGCGCCATCGACTACGAGCAAACAGATGAGCTGATCGTGGAGCCCGTGGGGGCCATCGTGGTGGCCACCGGCTTCGAGCTCTACAGCATCGGCGAAAAACCCAAGGGCTCCCCCATCAAGGGGTACGGCGAATTCGGCCACGGCACCATCCCCGACGTCATCGACGGCCTCACCTTCGAGCGGCTGGCCAGTGCCTCCGGCCCCACCGGCGGCAAGATCCTGCGCCCCTCCGACGGGAAGGAGCCGAAGCAGGTGGTCTTTGTCCAGTGCGTGGGCAGCCGGGCCCGGGAGAAGGGGATCAGCTACTGCTCCAAGATCTGCTGCATGTACACCGCCAAGCACACCATGCTCTACAAACACAAGGTCCACGACGGTCAGGCCTATGTCTTTTTCATGGACGCCCGCACGCCAGGGAAGAGCTACGACGAATTCTGGCGCCGGGCCGTGGAGGAAGAGGAAGCGGTCTACATCCGCGGCATGGTCTCCCGTCTCTACCAGAAGGGGGAGAAGGTGGTGGTCATGGGAAGCGACATCGCCGTGGGTCTTCAGGTGGAGATCGAGGCCGACCTGGTGGTGCTCGCCACCGCGGTGCAGCCGCGGTCCGGCGCCGACACCCTGGCCCAGAAGCTCGGCATCTCCTACGACAGCTACCACTTCTACAGCGAGGCCCACGCGAAACTCAAACCGGTCGAGTGCGCCACTGCCGGGATCTACCTGGCCGGTGCCTGCCAGGGTCCCAAGGACATCCCCGACACCGTGAGCCAGGCGAGCGCCGCCGCGGCCAAGGTGATGACCCTCTTTGCCAAGAGCGAACTGGAGCGGGAGCCCATCGTCGCCAAGGTGAATGAAAATAACTGTGTGGCCTGCCTCTACTGCAAGAAGGTCTGCCCCTACGGCGCCGTGGAGGAGAAGGAGATCCGGGACCGGCAGGGGAACCTCATCCGCGTCGTGGCCTACGTGAACCCCGGGGTCTGCGGCGGCTGCGGCACCTGCCAGGCGAGCTGTCCGTCGAAATCGGTCGAGCTGGATGGATATACCGATGAACAGGTCATGGCGATGATCGAATCACTCTGA
- a CDS encoding hydrogenase iron-sulfur subunit encodes MHQTKTHAFEPKIVAFVCTWCTYAGADLAGTSRLQYPANTRVVKFPCTGRIDPVFILRAFQKGADGVLVSGCHPGDCHYMAGNFHARRRFAAFRALLDFIGVDLQRLQFSWVSAAEGGKWVEVATELTERVRQMGPMREFKELESEEQWSGVIDTPELKEAYNAI; translated from the coding sequence ATGCATCAAACGAAAACGCACGCATTCGAACCGAAGATAGTCGCCTTTGTCTGCACCTGGTGCACCTACGCCGGGGCGGACCTGGCGGGGACCTCGCGCCTGCAGTACCCGGCCAACACCCGGGTGGTGAAGTTCCCCTGCACCGGCCGCATCGACCCGGTCTTTATCCTGCGGGCCTTCCAGAAGGGGGCCGACGGGGTGCTGGTGTCAGGGTGCCATCCCGGCGACTGCCACTACATGGCGGGGAACTTCCATGCCCGCCGGCGCTTTGCCGCCTTCCGGGCGCTCCTGGACTTCATCGGGGTGGACCTGCAGCGGCTGCAGTTCTCTTGGGTCTCCGCCGCCGAAGGGGGCAAATGGGTGGAGGTGGCCACGGAGCTCACCGAGCGGGTACGCCAGATGGGTCCCATGCGGGAGTTCAAGGAGCTGGAGAGCGAGGAGCAGTGGTCCGGGGTGATCGACACGCCGGAACTCAAAGAGGCGTATAACGCGATCTGA
- a CDS encoding 4Fe-4S dicluster domain-containing protein produces the protein MTNTAQTIDLSLYAAVTEAVQAEARKVLEAGIVAAVVGWQAGRRKGTALPAIVTDPAKAKELIFSPACVNNLALYLTKAKKEIRAKGKIAIVAKGCDLKALVGLMGENQLKREDIHIIGVVCPGVQGANADRAQPLSETTIAGKCRECTVHTPEGADVTVGTLPQLPHFTPAESEELARLEAMTPAERWGFWKEHFSRCIRCYACRQVCPFCYCEQCLCDRNRPQAVESTPRPAGNMAWHIVRAMHLAGRCAGCAECERACPMDIPLNLLNRKMAKELKELYGFEAGFEVKEKGPLAQYREDDDQSFIK, from the coding sequence ATGACCAATACCGCACAGACAATCGACTTAAGCCTCTATGCCGCCGTCACCGAGGCGGTGCAGGCCGAGGCACGGAAGGTCCTGGAAGCCGGCATTGTGGCCGCCGTGGTGGGGTGGCAGGCGGGACGAAGAAAGGGCACCGCCCTGCCGGCCATCGTCACCGACCCGGCCAAGGCGAAAGAGCTCATCTTTTCCCCGGCCTGCGTCAACAACCTGGCCCTCTACCTCACCAAGGCCAAGAAGGAAATCCGGGCCAAGGGGAAGATCGCCATCGTCGCCAAGGGGTGCGACTTGAAGGCCCTGGTTGGCCTCATGGGTGAAAACCAGCTGAAGCGGGAGGATATCCACATCATCGGCGTGGTCTGCCCCGGGGTGCAGGGGGCCAATGCCGACCGGGCACAGCCGCTTTCAGAGACGACCATCGCCGGCAAGTGCCGGGAGTGCACGGTGCACACCCCCGAGGGGGCGGACGTCACCGTCGGCACCCTGCCGCAGCTCCCCCACTTCACCCCGGCCGAAAGCGAGGAGCTGGCCCGCCTGGAGGCGATGACCCCGGCCGAGCGGTGGGGCTTCTGGAAGGAGCACTTCTCCCGCTGCATCCGCTGCTATGCCTGCCGCCAGGTCTGCCCCTTCTGCTACTGCGAGCAGTGCCTCTGCGACCGCAACCGCCCCCAGGCGGTGGAGAGCACCCCGCGGCCGGCCGGGAACATGGCCTGGCACATCGTAAGAGCGATGCATCTGGCAGGCCGTTGCGCGGGGTGCGCCGAGTGCGAGCGGGCCTGCCCCATGGATATCCCTCTCAATCTCCTGAACCGCAAGATGGCCAAGGAACTGAAGGAGCTCTACGGCTTTGAAGCGGGCTTCGAGGTGAAGGAGAAGGGACCCCTGGCACAGTACCGGGAAGACGACGACCAGTCGTTCATCAAGTAG
- a CDS encoding 4Fe-4S dicluster domain-containing protein encodes MQKTITEPNLRLLIDTLVSEGKRVIGPKAAGTMTLYEPLSQGEELNLGELPRRSAKEAFFPLCETILTYERDKEGVRVTDVDPQAIPETVLVAARPCDVAAAPVLDSVFSWDFKDEFFLERRRKTTIIGLACARADDACFCTAVGLSPGDTKGSDLFLAPLTDGGYRCDAITEKGEALLAAHADLFSDAATAEPLPLAEPTLGKLDLEKIRQWLDTHFEDPLWEEIAARCAGCGACAFLCPACHCFDIVDEGGEEKGARRKSWDACGFGKFTNHASGHNPRDVQPSRYRNRIMHKFKYYVDKFDQRLCTGCGRCVRACPVGIDIATVLEEINSK; translated from the coding sequence ATGCAAAAGACCATCACCGAACCAAACCTCCGCCTCCTCATCGACACGCTCGTAAGCGAGGGGAAGCGGGTCATCGGCCCAAAAGCCGCCGGCACCATGACCCTCTACGAGCCGCTCTCGCAAGGCGAGGAGCTAAACCTGGGGGAGCTCCCCCGCCGCTCCGCCAAGGAGGCCTTCTTTCCCCTCTGCGAGACCATCCTCACCTACGAGCGGGACAAGGAGGGGGTGCGGGTCACCGACGTGGACCCTCAAGCCATTCCCGAGACGGTGCTCGTCGCTGCCCGCCCCTGCGACGTGGCCGCGGCGCCGGTTCTGGACAGCGTCTTTTCCTGGGACTTCAAGGACGAGTTTTTCCTGGAGCGACGGCGCAAGACCACCATCATCGGTCTCGCCTGCGCAAGGGCCGACGACGCCTGTTTCTGCACCGCCGTGGGGCTTTCTCCCGGTGACACGAAGGGGAGTGATCTGTTCCTCGCCCCGCTCACCGACGGCGGCTACCGCTGCGACGCCATCACGGAGAAGGGGGAGGCGCTCCTCGCTGCCCACGCCGACCTTTTTAGCGATGCGGCCACGGCTGAGCCGCTCCCCCTGGCCGAGCCGACCCTGGGGAAGCTCGATCTGGAAAAGATCAGGCAGTGGCTCGACACCCACTTCGAGGACCCGCTCTGGGAGGAGATCGCGGCGCGCTGCGCCGGCTGCGGCGCCTGCGCCTTCCTCTGCCCTGCCTGCCACTGCTTCGACATCGTCGACGAGGGGGGCGAAGAGAAGGGGGCACGGAGAAAGAGCTGGGACGCCTGCGGCTTCGGGAAATTCACCAACCATGCCTCGGGGCACAATCCCCGGGACGTGCAGCCAAGCCGCTACCGCAACCGGATCATGCACAAGTTCAAGTACTACGTGGACAAGTTCGACCAGCGCCTTTGCACCGGCTGCGGCAGGTGCGTCCGCGCCTGCCCGGTGGGGATCGACATCGCCACTGTCCTCGAAGAGATCAACAGCAAATAA
- a CDS encoding FAD/NAD(P)-binding protein, translating into MCDHSKNIYLPQLATIAEIVDETADIRTFRLVFQDEAVRESFAFRAGQFAEYSAFGAGEATFCIASAPTRKGYIECCFRAVGRVTEALRSLEIGDTIGVRGPYGNSFPIEEFFGKNLVFVAGGIALPPLRTLIWQCLDWREKFGEITIVYGARTEGDLVYKRELKEWEERDDVRLVKTVDPGGNSPKWDGKVGFVPTILEEAAPVAENTIALVCGPPIMIKFTLPVLEKLGFGDDAIYTTLENRMKCGLGKCGRCNVGNVYVCKDGPVFTAARVKAMPQEF; encoded by the coding sequence ATGTGCGACCACAGCAAGAACATCTACCTCCCCCAGCTGGCAACCATTGCGGAGATCGTCGACGAGACCGCCGACATCCGCACCTTCCGGCTCGTTTTCCAGGACGAGGCGGTGCGGGAAAGCTTCGCCTTCCGGGCCGGCCAGTTCGCCGAGTACTCCGCCTTCGGGGCCGGGGAGGCCACCTTCTGCATCGCCTCGGCACCGACGAGAAAAGGGTACATCGAGTGCTGCTTCCGGGCTGTCGGTCGGGTGACCGAGGCGCTCCGCTCCCTGGAAATCGGCGACACCATCGGGGTGCGTGGCCCCTACGGCAACTCCTTTCCCATTGAGGAGTTCTTTGGCAAGAACCTGGTCTTTGTGGCGGGAGGAATCGCGCTGCCCCCCTTGCGGACCCTTATCTGGCAGTGCCTCGACTGGCGGGAGAAGTTCGGGGAGATAACGATCGTCTATGGCGCCCGCACGGAAGGGGACTTGGTCTACAAGCGGGAGCTCAAGGAGTGGGAAGAGAGAGACGACGTGCGGCTGGTGAAGACCGTGGACCCCGGCGGGAACTCCCCCAAGTGGGACGGTAAGGTCGGCTTCGTCCCGACGATCCTGGAAGAGGCGGCGCCCGTAGCGGAGAACACCATCGCTCTCGTCTGCGGCCCCCCCATCATGATCAAGTTCACGCTCCCGGTGCTGGAAAAGCTCGGCTTCGGTGACGACGCCATCTACACCACCCTGGAGAACCGGATGAAGTGCGGCCTCGGCAAGTGCGGCCGCTGCAACGTGGGCAACGTCTACGTCTGCAAGGATGGACCCGTCTTTACCGCCGCCCGGGTCAAGGCCATGCCGCAGGAGTTTTGA